A region of the Yarrowia lipolytica chromosome 1C, complete sequence genome:
TCCGAGGTAATGGAATGGGGTCCTTGTAACGATGAGAGAAGATACTGTAACATCACAGCCGGTATTGAAATTATGCATGTGAGTTTATACGAGTGTAGTTTAGATACCATCATATGAATGACAACCTCAAACTAATATTACTCGAACCAGAGTCGAATCATTATTTTCAGAAGACTATAGCTGTCCTTCACTTCCCTTTTGACCGTCTCTCCTGGACCTTTTGTGCCTCATTAGTCATTAAATTCTCCAACTAGTAGTTTGGATGGCCCCTCGATTCCACCATCAGTCCGCAATAGTTTAGTGGCTAGAATTTCCGCCTGTCAGAACGTTTGATCAGCTCGCGGGGGACCGGAGTTCAATTCTCCGTTGCGGAGTTGTTTTTTGGTGTCTGCGTGAATGATTTTTTGGTGGAATCTCAGACATTTGAGATGCGTTAGTCAGCAGAATGTACATTGTGTTGAAAGCGACAGAGAACGGAGCAATGAGGAAGTACTGTGGAAAAGGAAAGTGCACGGACGGCTAGTACGTGACTCTTGTCATATCTTTGATAAGAGAAATCCGTTGTTCACATAATTATTGGACGTGCCGTGGCCTCTGGGGAGAGTTTGAGTGGACGGGTGGATCATATTAGAAGCTAATTCTTATTGTTTCGGAGCCCGGGACCCCTGGAAGGAAGCTCTGTGGATAGGGGGTTCCTTAATCACATCTATTGTGTTCCTGGTCTTCTCTTTTGTGTGGTTTCTTCGAGTTCAGTATCATAGGGTGAGTTATATAGCTTCAAGGGCAGCAATTGGGCCAAGTACGAGACCATCTCTCCCACAGCATGACCATAATTCTGTGGCTGGCCGGACATTGTCCAGCGGTATATTTGTATCACAAAGAAACATCCATTCCTCCACTCGACCATATATCTCTCCACTCTACTGCAGTGCCGTGCTACGGGTGGTGCCAGTCACAAGAGGGAGCATGAAAACTCCGGTAGGGGTGGAGCGATAGGAACGCTGGTTTATGATAGCACGTGAAGGAGTGGGTTGGAGAAACGGCGTGAGTCGATCAGGGTGGATATACTTTTTCACGCCGATAACGCGTGGGGGAGTTCGAAAACTTGATGGGAGATAGTTAGTGCCAGAGAGGGACAAAAGGAGAACCATGGAACGACAGGAACCGTTTTAGTGCCACATGACGATCGATACTGCAAAACTACTTGTAAAGGCCGACATTTTACCCCCACAGCACGTTATCTCTGCGGCTTATATGAAACTCTCTGCCGGTCTAACTTTCGCTTAGTGGTTTCTTGGTCGTTTAGCTCTTGGCAACGGCTCTGAAATGTTGAACTTTCGTGCGTCTGGCGATATCAGCAATTTTGTCAAGATGTTGGTGCCGTGTGTGTAAAGTGCCGTGTGGGCTCCAGTAGTACTTAATCGGACTGCATTCGCTGTCTACTCGTCAGAATCATCCCCAGCACCatgctcttctccaccactctTCTAGCTTCCATTGTGTCGCTTGCTCTGGCTGCTCCCAGCACCCCCAAGGTGGTCACTTTTCCAGTCACCAAGCACCACAGAGACTCCAAGTTTGCCCAGGCCCACCTGCATACCCGACAGACTCCTGTTTCCATCGCCAACCAGCAGGATTATTACTCCATTGCCCTGGGCCTGGGAACCCCTGTCCAGAACTTCAACGTTCTTCTGGACACAGGATCATCTGATCTGTGGGTCTACAATGTCACTGACACTAACGATTGCAAAAAAGGCGGCTGTGCTTTCACTGGTCAGTACAACGACGCTTTGTCCAGTTCTTACGTCTTCCTCAACGACGACTACTCCATTCATTACGTGTCTGGAAGCGCCTACGGCAACTGGGGAACTGAGACGTTGACCGTCGGAGACATTACTCTCGAGGGCTTCCAGTTTGCTTGCGCCAACAATGCCGGAGGACAAGTTGGAGTCATGGGCATCTCTGTGGAGAATGATGAGTCGATCCAGCCTTATCAGAACACCTATCCCAACTTCCCTGTGGCTCTCCAGAATGCCGGCTACATTGATAGACTGGTATACTCATTGTACTTGGACTCTCAGACCGCTACCAGCGGAACATTCCTACTAGGAGGTATTGATTATGCCAAGTTCAGCGGCTCTCTGGTCTACCTGCCTCTTGCGGATTCAGGTGGAATGGACCTCAACTACAACAGTATCTCCTATAACGGCAAGGACTACGCAGGTTCGGGTACTGCCACTCTTGACTCAGGAACCTCCTACACTTATATTCCCGACCAGGCTTTCCAAGCCCTTGCTTCTGCTCTCAAGCTTGGAGCCCTTTCCACCGGAGGCACTGGTCTTAACTACATTGACTGCGACTCCGATGTGACTATCGAGTTTGGTTTTGAGGGTGTCACTATTGTCGCCCAATCTTCTCAGCTAGTTATCCCCGAAAGTGACGGCAAGTGTGTCTTTGGTATCCAGTCCGACAGCCAGTCTGAAGGATACGATCTTTTCGGAGACACTTTCCTGCGAAATGCTTATGTCGTCTACGACCTGCAGGATTCTGTTATCGGTCTTGCCCAGGCCGAGTACACCACCAGTTCCAACATTCAGCCGGTCACCGGACCTCTTGGTAACTGATTGATTCagtctttctttcttctgtCCTTCTTTGAGTAATAAATTCCCTTCCTCGTTATTCTTTGCATTCCACTTTCACAACGTAGACTCCGGCTTACGTTTTTCCGGGGGTCACTAATACTGATGTCTCCTCATAGCACTTGGATTACAATCAATAAACTATTAGTATTACAAGATATGTTGCATGGTAGCATCTTTCTCGGGTTCCACCCTTGTTGACTCATGTTCTgtaaataaaaaaaggcGACCG
Encoded here:
- a CDS encoding uncharacterized protein (Compare to YALI0C08547g, similar to uniprot|P43092 Candida albicans Candidapepsin 3 precursor (Aspartate protease 3)) — its product is MLFSTTLLASIVSLALAAPSTPKVVTFPVTKHHRDSKFAQAHLHTRQTPVSIANQQDYYSIALGLGTPVQNFNVLLDTGSSDLWVYNVTDTNDCKKGGCAFTGQYNDALSSSYVFLNDDYSIHYVSGSAYGNWGTETLTVGDITLEGFQFACANNAGGQVGVMGISVENDESIQPYQNTYPNFPVALQNAGYIDRLVYSLYLDSQTATSGTFLLGGIDYAKFSGSLVYLPLADSGGMDLNYNSISYNGKDYAGSGTATLDSGTSYTYIPDQAFQALASALKLGALSTGGTGLNYIDCDSDVTIEFGFEGVTIVAQSSQLVIPESDGKCVFGIQSDSQSEGYDLFGDTFLRNAYVVYDLQDSVIGLAQAEYTTSSNIQPVTGPLGN